In Deinococcus puniceus, one genomic interval encodes:
- a CDS encoding HAMP domain-containing sensor histidine kinase encodes MSGVVQVAGRGVPITPGAGLHTARVAWRHSLRFRLALVYTLVALALISVIGLGVITLLLRQMDAQFDARLNERADTLAEAYVGPRLGKVSVPAGGYTMLIKDDRVTVASLSLLDYDKSPFPFEGQREVNIQNTPVRAVTRKVEGFGTLWVGLPTDALVDARASASRALALALLVTPVLMLLIGLWVGRRALNGLGRAAALADQIDPTHSVATLPLPAREDEVHRLLTAINRLLVRIDAGQAREKQLLGQIVHELGAPLTVLRASLARASERTADPEVQRAALVADELTFTTQDLMQLARGQLELKLAWHFIPSRTLQGRLDRLVPGTVFDGDWTGSLLCDPDRLTQAIRNLLANGRRAAGPDGRVVITLTETPEVITFRVCDTGPGLPAELGDRIFEPFVSGSGSSGLGLSVSRQIAVMHGGTLTASTQPTSGAEFVLTIPGAALGDDEDEVGEG; translated from the coding sequence ATGTCGGGCGTGGTGCAGGTGGCTGGGCGCGGCGTGCCGATTACCCCCGGTGCGGGCCTGCACACGGCGCGGGTGGCGTGGCGGCACAGCCTGCGCTTCCGACTGGCGCTGGTGTATACGCTGGTGGCGTTGGCCTTAATTAGCGTGATCGGGCTGGGCGTCATAACGCTCTTGCTGCGCCAGATGGACGCTCAATTCGACGCCCGCCTGAACGAGCGGGCCGATACCTTGGCCGAAGCCTACGTGGGCCCGAGGTTGGGTAAGGTGTCCGTTCCAGCGGGCGGCTACACCATGCTGATCAAAGATGACCGAGTGACCGTTGCCAGCCTCAGTTTGCTTGATTACGACAAGTCACCTTTTCCCTTCGAAGGTCAGCGAGAGGTCAACATTCAAAATACCCCGGTTCGCGCCGTCACGCGCAAGGTGGAGGGTTTCGGCACGCTGTGGGTGGGCCTGCCTACGGACGCGCTTGTCGATGCCCGTGCCAGTGCCAGTCGGGCGTTGGCGTTGGCGCTGTTGGTCACGCCTGTGCTGATGCTCCTGATTGGCTTGTGGGTGGGCCGCCGCGCCCTGAATGGACTGGGCCGCGCCGCTGCTTTGGCCGACCAGATCGACCCGACCCACTCTGTAGCCACGTTGCCGCTCCCTGCCCGCGAGGACGAGGTTCACCGCTTGCTGACGGCCATCAACCGCCTGTTGGTCAGAATTGATGCGGGGCAGGCCCGCGAAAAGCAACTGTTGGGCCAGATCGTGCATGAATTGGGCGCGCCTCTGACGGTGCTGCGGGCCAGCCTTGCACGGGCCAGCGAGCGCACTGCTGACCCCGAAGTGCAACGCGCCGCACTGGTGGCCGACGAACTGACCTTTACCACGCAGGATTTGATGCAGCTGGCACGCGGGCAACTGGAACTGAAACTGGCGTGGCACTTCATTCCCTCGCGCACCTTGCAGGGCCGCCTAGACCGCCTCGTTCCCGGCACGGTGTTCGATGGAGACTGGACGGGCAGCCTGCTATGCGACCCAGATCGGCTTACACAGGCCATTCGCAACCTGCTTGCCAATGGCCGCCGCGCCGCTGGCCCCGATGGGCGCGTGGTCATCACGCTCACTGAAACGCCGGAAGTCATCACGTTCCGCGTGTGCGACACCGGCCCCGGCTTGCCTGCCGAACTCGGAGACCGGATTTTCGAGCCGTTCGTGAGTGGCAGCGGCAGCAGCGGCCTCGGCCTGAGTGTGAGCCGCCAAATTGCCGTGATGCATGGCGGCACACTGACTGCCAGCACGCAGCCCACCAGTGGCGCAGAGTTCGTGCTGACGATTCCGGGGGCGGCGCTTGGGGATGACGAGGATGAGGTGGGGGAGGGGTAG
- a CDS encoding response regulator transcription factor: MLAQILVVEDDPHLGPLLKEYLSADYQVHHAATLKDAQAWLGTHSAQLILLDLNLPDGDGLDLVQALRQYSSTPVLVLSARSGVQERVAGLNAGADDYLTKPFAMPELDARITALLRRTAAGTGVNLGNTSLSTSSLLLTVNDKNINLTEHEARILELMMRTPERVFSRADIESHLYGWETPNSNSVEVRISQLRKKLEQSASDLRIRTIRNVGYVLQV; this comes from the coding sequence ATGCTCGCGCAGATTCTGGTTGTCGAAGACGATCCCCATTTGGGGCCGCTGCTCAAGGAATACCTGTCCGCCGATTATCAGGTGCATCACGCGGCGACGCTGAAAGACGCGCAGGCTTGGCTGGGCACGCACAGCGCCCAACTGATTTTGCTGGATCTGAACTTGCCTGACGGCGACGGCCTCGATCTGGTGCAGGCGCTCCGGCAATATTCCAGTACGCCTGTGCTGGTGCTGTCGGCCCGCAGCGGCGTGCAGGAGCGGGTGGCGGGCCTGAATGCCGGGGCCGACGACTACCTGACCAAGCCTTTTGCGATGCCGGAACTCGACGCCCGCATTACGGCCCTGCTGCGCCGTACTGCCGCCGGAACGGGTGTGAATCTGGGCAACACCAGCCTCAGCACCTCTAGTCTGCTGCTCACCGTGAACGACAAGAACATCAATCTGACTGAGCATGAAGCCCGGATTCTGGAACTGATGATGCGGACGCCGGAGCGTGTGTTCAGCCGCGCCGACATAGAGTCGCATCTGTACGGCTGGGAAACGCCCAACTCCAACTCGGTGGAAGTGCGGATTTCGCAGCTTCGCAAAAAGCTGGAACAGTCGGCCAGCGACCTGCGGATTCGCACGATTCGCAACGTCGGCTACGTGCTTCAGGTCTGA
- a CDS encoding deaminase gives MSAERGGRLVERGPDQTTLSNSFPAAWHAALAEAWAAYCSGSYPIGAVIVDAGGNVIARGRNRLGEARGAEGGQIGGHDLAHAEINALLNLAETPRPEVYGWTVLTTVQPCPQCAGAIAMSSIRAVQYAAPDPWAGCTRLLTDDPYVAKKGISVGRAPEVVQAAALRLALVGFLENEHNPYSPFFQSFAPYADDLAAAQALHASGAVASLRKRRADLNEVLPLLLEGWEPTEADPLPTAYTPQPDNRTGRACVWIEHQFGQNRGRILMTERESGGLTLPGGGIHPGEDAGAAAVREAWEECGAVVELTGEPVLLTEGTLCFPARLHPDHPELHPSPERRARAWINPRALPWADDKQVREVLAAWNQTPPARTLPPRVAHALAEAERLNFDRSCSLETGRLLRTLAATRPGARLTELGSGTGVGAAWLLSGMSPGAHLLTTEADAERASVTREVLKGEARVTALHGDWQDALAHGPFDLIFSDYAPAKRETEHLDALIAALNLGGMLVLDNFSPPALLPAALHGGDPEREGLWLCPRLTCTEVAVSAHERVILAVRKG, from the coding sequence ATGAGTGCGGAGCGTGGCGGACGGCTCGTGGAACGTGGGCCAGACCAGACCACACTCTCCAACTCGTTCCCTGCCGCTTGGCACGCGGCGTTGGCCGAAGCTTGGGCCGCCTACTGCTCCGGCTCCTATCCCATCGGCGCGGTGATTGTGGACGCAGGCGGCAACGTGATCGCACGCGGGCGCAACCGCTTGGGCGAGGCACGGGGGGCAGAAGGCGGGCAGATCGGCGGGCACGATTTGGCCCACGCCGAAATCAATGCGCTGCTGAACTTGGCCGAAACGCCGCGTCCAGAGGTGTACGGCTGGACAGTCCTGACCACCGTGCAGCCCTGCCCCCAGTGCGCCGGAGCCATCGCCATGAGCAGCATCCGCGCCGTGCAGTACGCCGCGCCTGACCCTTGGGCGGGCTGCACACGCCTGCTCACCGATGATCCGTATGTCGCCAAAAAGGGCATTTCGGTGGGAAGGGCACCGGAAGTGGTGCAGGCGGCGGCACTGCGGTTGGCGCTGGTGGGCTTTCTGGAGAATGAGCACAATCCTTATTCCCCTTTCTTCCAGTCTTTCGCGCCCTATGCCGACGATCTGGCCGCCGCCCAAGCCCTCCATGCCTCCGGCGCAGTGGCGTCCCTGCGTAAGCGGCGAGCTGATCTGAACGAAGTTTTACCACTCTTGCTTGAGGGGTGGGAACCAACAGAAGCCGACCCACTTCCGACAGCCTACACCCCACAACCCGACAACAGAACTGGCCGCGCCTGCGTGTGGATCGAACACCAGTTTGGTCAAAACAGAGGCCGAATCCTGATGACCGAGCGGGAATCGGGCGGCTTGACTCTCCCCGGCGGCGGCATTCACCCCGGCGAGGACGCGGGCGCGGCGGCGGTGCGGGAAGCGTGGGAAGAATGCGGCGCAGTCGTAGAACTGACGGGCGAACCTGTCTTGCTCACGGAAGGGACGCTGTGTTTCCCGGCCCGCCTTCACCCCGATCACCCCGAACTGCACCCCAGCCCCGAACGGCGGGCGCGGGCATGGATCAACCCGCGTGCGCTGCCTTGGGCCGACGACAAACAGGTGCGGGAGGTGCTGGCAGCGTGGAACCAGACCCCGCCTGCCCGGACGCTCCCTCCCCGTGTAGCCCACGCCTTAGCCGAAGCCGAGCGCCTGAACTTTGACCGCTCTTGCAGCCTAGAGACTGGGCGATTGCTGCGAACGTTGGCGGCTACCCGCCCCGGCGCACGGTTGACAGAACTGGGCAGCGGCACAGGCGTGGGCGCGGCGTGGTTGCTGTCTGGGATGAGTCCGGGTGCACATCTGCTGACTACCGAAGCTGATGCGGAGCGGGCAAGCGTCACCCGTGAGGTCTTGAAGGGTGAGGCCCGCGTGACGGCCCTGCACGGCGACTGGCAGGACGCCCTCGCACACGGCCCCTTCGATCTGATCTTCAGTGATTACGCCCCGGCCAAACGCGAAACAGAACATCTGGACGCTCTGATTGCTGCCCTGAATCTCGGCGGAATGCTGGTGCTGGACAACTTCAGCCCGCCTGCGCTGTTGCCCGCAGCCCTACACGGCGGCGACCCGGAGCGTGAAGGCTTGTGGCTCTGTCCTCGGCTGACCTGTACTGAAGTCGCCGTCAGCGCCCACGAGCGCGTGATTCTCGCGGTGCGGAAGGGCTAA
- a CDS encoding GGDEF domain-containing protein, with translation MARPDILSRNPFEDAFDRLGAAPLTLAVLDLDHFKTLNDTLGHTEGDRVLRGIERLLSGSLPSGSIIGRIGGDEYAAILPETAAETALILFDEVIRHFQIHRDPHWPRTLGLSVGIASRPAHASTYADLYRAADEALLRAKREGRSRACIFVESKMVLKSNYYPKSQLERLAKLSSALGRTEASLLREALDDLIERNRGAL, from the coding sequence ATGGCTCGCCCCGATATTTTGTCCCGCAATCCCTTTGAAGACGCTTTTGACCGTTTGGGTGCAGCTCCCTTGACCTTGGCCGTGCTGGACTTGGATCACTTCAAGACCCTGAACGACACGCTCGGCCACACCGAAGGAGACCGGGTGCTGCGCGGTATAGAGCGCCTGCTCAGCGGCTCTCTGCCCAGTGGCAGCATCATCGGGCGCATCGGCGGCGACGAGTACGCGGCGATTTTGCCCGAAACGGCTGCTGAAACGGCCCTGATTCTCTTCGATGAAGTCATCCGCCATTTTCAGATTCACCGTGACCCGCACTGGCCGCGCACCCTCGGCCTCAGCGTGGGCATCGCTTCACGCCCCGCGCACGCCAGCACCTACGCCGACCTGTACCGCGCCGCCGATGAAGCCCTTTTGCGGGCCAAACGCGAAGGCCGCAGCCGCGCCTGCATTTTCGTGGAATCCAAGATGGTACTGAAGAGCAACTATTATCCCAAAAGCCAACTGGAACGGCTGGCAAAGCTGAGCAGTGCGCTGGGCCGCACAGAAGCCAGCCTGCTGCGGGAGGCGCTGGATGATCTGATCGAGCGGAACCGGGGGGCGCTGTGA